A window of Malania oleifera isolate guangnan ecotype guangnan chromosome 5, ASM2987363v1, whole genome shotgun sequence contains these coding sequences:
- the LOC131154862 gene encoding replication protein A 70 kDa DNA-binding subunit A-like — translation MAVNLTEGGIEILANQDAQATDVKPVLQVADIRLVNTQQPSTKERYRLLLSDGNHLMQGMLTTEKNELVKAGKLQKGSVVQLTQFVCNVIQSRRIVIIIDLDLILEKCETIGEPKQYGPGGTSGGPVAASRSSAPLQPSMDQSGPSGNPQSLNGHPQFNKMNVGGGVPIQHSTMDHIGASPVYGGSFAGNSDSGRYVATHASTLHPKMESGAGIPRSYGDQNIGFRNPKPEASQGVGTYARMPRPTYQQPPPMYTNRGPVAKNEAPPRIIPIAALNPYQGRWTIKARVTAKGELRHYNNPRGDGKVFSFDLLDSDGGEIRVTCFNVVADQFYNQIEAGKVYLISKGSLKPAQKNFNHLSNEYEIHLEATSTVQPCYEDDSLIPRQQFHFRPISDVEGMANNNVVDVIGVVSSISPSATIMRKNGTETQKRSLQLKDMSGRSVELTLWGSFCDAEGQRMQNMCDSGVFPVLAVKSGRVNDFNGKAVGTISTSQLFIEPDFPEAHKLREWFNSEGCNTPTVSISREFVSTGRTDARKTLSQIKDEKLGTSEKPDWITVSATITFVKTENFCYTACPIMIGDRQCNKKVTNNGDGKWRCDRCDQSVDECDYRYILQFQITDHTSCTWVTAFQESGEEIMGISAKDLYHLKCEEQDDEIAEIMNRVRFSQYIFKLKVKEEVFSDEQRVKSTVVKAEKINFISEPRFLLDLMDKLKGEDSGSLAAKEGIAIPASGISNAGFGNVGIRQSGSPTVNYIGNSSSVRREMVIPANQVGQHGNQYCSSRLPASSSAGVYVSCNSCGGTGHSSSNCPSVMNGLGHSTAGDYGSRMSSGAGGGAGGASGECFKCHQFGHWARDCPGLMNAPPVYGSSGANTGRYGGVSKQQVGGF, via the exons ATGGCGGTAAATCTGACGGAGGGAGGGATTGAGATACTGGCTAATCAGGATGCGCAGGCGACGGATGTGAAGCCGGTGCTGCAGGTGGCGGACATCAGGCTGGTGAACACGCAGCAGCCAAGCACCAAAGAGCGATACAGGTTGTTACTCTCCGACGGGAATCATCTGATGCAGGGAATGCTTACCACGGAGAAGAACGAGTTGGTGAAGGCAGGAAAGTTGCAGAAGGGTTCTGTTGTTCAGTTGACACAGTTCGTCTGCAATGTCATACAAAGCCGGAG GATTGTCATTATAATTGATTTGGATCTTATACTGGAAAAGTGTGAGACTATTGGAGAACCAAAACAATATGGACCAGGTGGCACTTCTGGTGGTCCTGTCGCAGCTTCAAGATCTTCTGCACCATTGCAGCCTTCCATGGATCAGTCAGGGCCATCTGGGAATCCTCAATCATTAAATGGTCATCCACAATTTAATAAAATGAATGTAGGTGGAGGTGTTCCTATACAACACTCTACAATGGACCACATTGGAGCTTCTCCTGTTTATGGTGGGTCTTTTGCTGGCAATTCAGACTCAGGACGATATGTTGCAACACATGCATCAACTTTGCACCCAAAGATGGAGTCAGGTGCTGGGATTCCTCGGTCATATGGTGATCAGAATATTGGTTTTCGTAACCCTAAGCCAGAAGCTTCACAGGGTGTTGGTACTTATGCTCGAATGCCTCGGCCAACATACCAGCAGCCACCTCCAATGTACACAAATAGAGGACCTGTAGCTAAGAATGAAGCTCCCCCCAGGATAATTCCAATTGCTGCCTTGAATCCTTACCAGGGCAGGTGGACAATTAAGGCAAGAGTAACTGCAAAAGGGGAGCTGAGGCACTACAATAATCCTCGAGGAGATGGTAAAGTATTTTCATTTGATCTTCTTGATTCTGATGGTGGGGAAATTCGGGTAACCTGCTTCAATGTTGTCGCTGACCAGTTCTACAACCAGATCGAGGCTGGTAAAGTGTACTTGATTTCCAAGGGAAGTCTGAAACCTGCTCAGAAGAATTTTAACCATCTTTCTAATGAGTATGAAATACACTTGGAGGCAACTTCAACAGTGCAGCCTTGCTATGAGGATGACAGCTTAATTCCACGGCAGCAATTTCATTTTCGCCCCATCAGTGATGTTGAGGGCATGGCAAACAATAATGTTGTGGATGTGATTGGTGTCGTGTCTTCAATCAGTCCCTCAGCTACAATAATGAGGAAAAATGGTACTGAAACTCAGAAGAGATCCCTCCAATTGAAGGACATGTCTGGCCGAAGTGTTGAATTAACTCTGTGGGGAAGTTTTTGTGATGCAGAAGGGCAAAGAATGCAAAATATGTGCGATTCTGGAGTTTTTCCTGTCTTGGCAGTGAAGTCTGGCCGAGTTAATGATTTTAATGGAAAGGCTGTAGGCACTATTTCTACGAGCCAGCTGTTCATAGAACCAGACTTTCCAGAGGCTCATAAGCTGAGGGAATGGTTTAACAGTGAAGGGTGTAACACCCCTACTGTCTCGATTTCCAGGGAATTTGTGAGTACGGGCAGGACAGATGCTCGAAAGACCCTATCTCAAATCAAAGATGAGAAGCTAGGAACTTCAGAGAAGCCAGATTGGATCACAGTTAGTGCAACTATTACATTTGTAAAGACTGAAAATTTTTGCTATACAGCCTGCCCCATTATGATAGGGGATCGCCAATGCAACAAAAAGGTTACAAACAATGGAGATGGGAAGTGGCGGTGTGATAGGTGTGATCAGTCTGTCGATGAGTGTGATTACAGGTACATTCTCCAGTTCCAGATAACTGATCATACAAGCTGCACCTGGGTAACTGCTTTTCAGGAGAGTGGTGAAGAGATCATGGGTATATCTGCAAAAGATTTGTATCATTTGAAATGTGAAGAACAAGATGATGAGATTGCAGAAATCATGAATAGGGTTcgtttttctcaatatatatttaaattgaaaGTGAAGGAAGAGGTATTCAGTGATGAACAACGAGTGAAGTCGACAGTGGTTAAAGCagagaaaataaatttcatatctgAGCCCAGATTTCTTTTGGATTTGATGGATAAGCTTAAAGGAGAGGACTCTGGTTCTTTAGCCGCAAAGGAAGGAATTGCAATTCCAGCCTCTGGCATAAGCAATGCTGGCTTTGGGAACGTTGGAATCAGACAAAGTGGATCTCCTACTGTGAACTACATTGGAAACAGCAGCAGTGTGCGTAGGGAAATGGTGATACCAGCAAACCAAGTGGGTCAGCATGGAAATCAGTATTGTAGTTCTAGACTTCCTGCATCTAGTTCTGCTGGTGTGTATGTTAGCTGTAACAGCTGTGGTGGCACAGGACATAGCTCTTCAAACTGCCCAAGTGTAATGAATGGTCTTGGACATTCAACAGCAGGGGACTACGGCAGTAGGATGTCTTCTGGTGCAGGTGGAGGTGCAGGTGGTGCGTCTGGTGAGTGCTTCAAATGCCATCAGTTTGGGCATTGGGCTAGAGACTGCCcagggttgatgaatgctcctccAGTTTATGGAAGCAGTGGTGCTAACACAGGGAGATATGGGGGCGTTTCAAAGCAACAAGTAGGTGGATTTTGA